A single region of the Psychrobacter alimentarius genome encodes:
- the folB gene encoding dihydroneopterin aldolase, with the protein MFHTQSDVVFVKGLKVEAVIGVYEWERVITQPLLIDIALETDISRAAVSDDVSDALNYKAVCDDVSAWCQALKAQLLEHLVGQIADNLLAKYATHKVTLSIAKPTAIKPADAVGVQITRYAKASSNDA; encoded by the coding sequence ATGTTTCATACCCAGTCTGATGTCGTATTTGTAAAAGGCTTAAAAGTAGAGGCCGTTATTGGTGTCTATGAATGGGAGCGCGTGATTACGCAGCCGCTACTGATTGATATCGCACTTGAAACTGATATCAGCCGTGCGGCTGTGTCAGATGATGTCAGCGATGCGCTAAACTATAAAGCCGTGTGCGATGATGTGAGCGCATGGTGCCAAGCACTCAAAGCACAACTTCTTGAGCATCTGGTAGGGCAGATTGCTGACAATTTACTCGCAAAATACGCCACTCACAAAGTCACACTCAGCATTGCCAAACCGACTGCCATCAAACCAGCAGATGCGGTTGGGGTGCAAATCACGCGTTATGCTAAAGCCTCATCCAATGATGCATAA
- the rarD gene encoding EamA family transporter RarD encodes MATQDVIKKPVTPIKTTRSGILTALSAFFIWGIFPLYFKQLAAYDATEIIGHRIIWTFACLLVVLVATKRWQWIDTLKQNPRWIAFSFISGLIIATNWLTYVWAVNHDRILEASLGYFIGPLVGVALSMVLFKERLRPLQWIAIGFALLSVVIQVVMLGSLPWISLILAFSFSTYGTIQRQTPLTAVDAMFVETTLLVPICLWWFWQADVVSSQLSFWFSPNIWLLMLAGPITLIPLLLFNKSTKMVAFSILSFMNYLTPTFIFFLAVFYYKEHFDLHRLAVFGLIWLGLLLFSIDLWRHRPSKALKAKRLREAAL; translated from the coding sequence ATGGCTACCCAAGACGTTATCAAAAAACCCGTTACGCCCATCAAAACAACCAGAAGTGGCATTTTGACTGCCCTCAGTGCTTTTTTTATCTGGGGTATTTTTCCATTATATTTTAAGCAGTTGGCAGCCTATGATGCGACTGAGATTATCGGTCATCGTATCATTTGGACATTTGCATGCTTGCTTGTTGTATTGGTAGCGACCAAACGTTGGCAGTGGATCGATACGCTTAAGCAAAATCCTAGATGGATTGCGTTTTCTTTTATATCTGGCTTGATTATCGCCACCAATTGGCTCACGTATGTATGGGCGGTCAATCATGACCGTATACTTGAAGCCAGTTTGGGATATTTTATTGGCCCCTTGGTGGGTGTTGCGTTATCCATGGTCTTGTTCAAAGAACGGTTGCGACCTCTGCAATGGATTGCTATTGGCTTTGCACTCTTGTCCGTGGTGATTCAAGTGGTCATGCTTGGTAGCTTGCCTTGGATATCCCTGATACTGGCATTTAGTTTTAGTACTTATGGGACGATTCAGCGCCAAACGCCTCTAACTGCAGTCGATGCTATGTTTGTTGAGACAACTCTATTAGTACCGATTTGCTTGTGGTGGTTTTGGCAAGCAGACGTGGTCAGTAGTCAACTGAGCTTTTGGTTTAGTCCGAATATTTGGCTATTGATGCTGGCAGGTCCCATTACACTGATACCATTACTGCTGTTTAATAAATCGACTAAGATGGTCGCGTTTAGTATCTTAAGCTTTATGAATTATCTGACACCGACTTTCATTTTCTTCTTGGCAGTATTTTATTATAAAGAGCATTTTGACTTACATCGCTTAGCGGTATTTGGGTTAATTTGGTTAGGTCTGTTATTATTCAGCATCGATTTGTGGCGTCATCGTCCCAGCAAAGCGCTAAAAGCCAAGCGTTTACGTGAAGCTGCATTGTGA
- the pheA gene encoding prephenate dehydratase, with product MSEQSTEQNMDNLNQAIAGTNDTATEKEFLDNIRQNIDAVDCEIQTLINNRAKLAQQVAAVKKSHTANSSSNDNSNPIFYRPEREAQVLKAVMERNTGPIADEKMARLFREIMSVCLDLEAPQRIAFLGPVGTFTHAAALKHFGKAADTVPMTTITDVFREVEAGTAMYGVVPVENSSEGVVNHTLDGFLSSSLKIIGEVELPIHQNFLVAEHTKIDGLSRIYSHQQSLAQCRHWLDVNFPNVERVAVSSNGEAARRLKNEWHSAAIAGDVAVAEYGLHKLYSNIEDNPSNTTRFLIIGHESIAPSGQDKTSIVVSAHDKAGALIEILKPLSYHGVSMTSIETRPERPNKWAYVFFIDMNGHVDDANVSAAINDIRPLVKDVRILGSYPKAVL from the coding sequence ATGAGCGAGCAGTCAACAGAGCAAAACATGGATAATCTGAATCAAGCCATCGCAGGCACTAACGACACTGCAACTGAAAAAGAGTTTTTGGATAATATTCGTCAAAATATTGATGCAGTAGACTGCGAAATCCAAACGTTAATCAACAACCGCGCGAAATTGGCTCAACAAGTGGCGGCCGTGAAAAAAAGCCACACAGCCAATAGTTCATCTAATGACAATAGTAACCCTATTTTTTATCGTCCAGAGCGAGAGGCTCAAGTATTAAAAGCAGTCATGGAACGTAATACTGGGCCAATCGCTGATGAAAAAATGGCCCGTTTGTTCCGTGAAATCATGTCGGTGTGCTTGGATTTAGAAGCGCCGCAGCGCATTGCTTTCCTAGGACCAGTTGGCACCTTTACCCATGCAGCCGCACTCAAACATTTTGGTAAAGCGGCTGATACGGTACCGATGACGACTATTACGGATGTATTCCGTGAAGTGGAAGCAGGAACCGCCATGTATGGTGTGGTGCCTGTTGAAAACTCATCAGAAGGCGTGGTCAATCATACTTTGGATGGCTTCTTGTCTTCGAGTCTCAAAATCATTGGTGAAGTTGAATTACCGATCCATCAAAACTTCTTAGTGGCAGAACACACCAAAATTGATGGTTTGAGCCGTATTTATTCGCACCAACAGTCATTGGCTCAATGCCGTCATTGGCTTGATGTGAATTTTCCCAATGTTGAGCGCGTGGCGGTATCGAGCAATGGGGAAGCGGCACGTCGCTTGAAAAACGAGTGGCATTCAGCTGCGATTGCAGGGGATGTAGCGGTTGCAGAATATGGCTTACATAAGCTGTATTCAAATATTGAAGACAACCCAAGTAACACCACACGCTTCCTTATCATAGGGCATGAGTCTATCGCACCGTCAGGTCAAGATAAAACCTCTATCGTGGTGTCAGCGCATGATAAAGCGGGCGCACTGATCGAAATATTAAAACCGTTGTCTTATCATGGCGTCTCGATGACCAGTATTGAGACACGTCCTGAACGTCCTAATAAATGGGCGTACGTTTTCTTTATTGACATGAATGGTCATGTCGATGACGCAAATGTGAGTGCCGCCATTAATGACATTCGTCCATTGGTAAAAGATGTACGTATACTGGGTTCTTATCCAAAAGCCGTCTTATAG
- a CDS encoding bifunctional prephenate dehydrogenase/3-phosphoshikimate 1-carboxyvinyltransferase — translation MSRQQKNQKNNNQTFLNAQPSLFKQVCVIGLGLIGASLAQAIKDNGLSERLVAVDRHAPSIEEAIKQGLLEAGSSTLSEVVAGSDLIIIAVPVQAVQAVFMDIKQAMDSGQLASDCMITDVCSTKTNIIDAAKAVFTSLPIGLVPAHPIAGAENSGYHARRATLFANHSVIICELPTTNYVAIAKLRLLWEAVGAKVMPMEANHHDAILAHTSHLPHLLAFNLVEQLASHDDNLDMFRYAAGGFRDFTRIAASDPKMWHDIFFANQNAIVSALDEYGVYLQTMRQLIIDKDSTALMGLLGRAQAARRHFGHMLASTPYTDTSAMSASYIITPSTTVSGTITIPGDKSISHRSIMLGSLATGVTHVTGFLEGEDALATLQAFRDMGVTIEGPDNGNLTIHGVGMNGLKPSKTPLYMGNSGTSMRLLAGILAAQPFDSVMLGDTSLNKRPMERVAAPLRMMGAVIQSTGHSGTAPLSITGRDTVGKPLQGIDYELPVASAQIKSCLLLAGLWSEGTTTITQPEVSRDHTERMLSAFGYPVTVDGNRISVEGGGTLVGGDIAVPADISSAAFFMVAAAISQGSELTLTQVGINPTRTGVIDILKLMNADISLSNNTHVGGEPVADITIRASNLVGIEIPEHLVPLAIDEFPVLFIAASCAQGRTVLTGAKELRVKESDRIAVMAEGLQTLGIECTVTEDGLIIEGKGTGGQDDQINNSQPVFGGGQITSHHDHRIAMSFTVASLRASEQIIIEGVETVNTSFPGFAELANQVGMSIQVEDTSI, via the coding sequence GTGAGTCGTCAGCAAAAAAATCAAAAAAATAATAATCAAACCTTCTTAAATGCTCAGCCGTCGTTGTTTAAACAAGTTTGTGTGATTGGACTTGGACTCATTGGTGCCAGCCTTGCGCAAGCCATCAAAGACAATGGCTTGAGTGAGCGTTTGGTGGCAGTCGATAGGCATGCGCCCAGTATAGAAGAGGCAATCAAACAAGGTCTGCTGGAAGCCGGCAGCTCAACTCTGAGCGAAGTAGTGGCTGGTAGTGATTTAATTATCATTGCTGTACCTGTACAGGCGGTACAAGCTGTGTTCATGGATATCAAACAGGCAATGGATAGCGGACAGCTCGCTTCTGACTGTATGATTACTGATGTCTGTAGCACAAAAACGAACATCATTGATGCCGCCAAAGCGGTATTTACCTCGCTGCCAATAGGTTTGGTACCTGCGCATCCGATTGCTGGGGCTGAAAATTCAGGGTATCATGCTCGCCGCGCCACTTTATTTGCCAATCATAGTGTCATTATTTGTGAGCTACCTACGACCAATTATGTGGCTATTGCTAAGCTGCGATTGTTGTGGGAGGCGGTGGGAGCAAAGGTGATGCCGATGGAGGCCAATCACCATGATGCCATACTGGCGCATACCAGTCATTTACCGCACTTATTGGCGTTTAATCTGGTAGAGCAGTTGGCCAGTCATGATGACAATTTGGATATGTTTCGCTATGCTGCTGGCGGTTTTCGTGACTTTACTCGCATTGCCGCAAGCGACCCTAAAATGTGGCACGACATCTTTTTTGCCAATCAAAATGCGATTGTCAGTGCGCTTGATGAGTATGGTGTCTATTTACAAACCATGCGTCAGCTGATCATCGATAAAGATTCAACCGCCCTGATGGGACTTTTGGGCCGTGCGCAAGCCGCGCGGCGACATTTTGGCCATATGTTAGCCAGCACCCCTTATACGGATACTTCTGCCATGTCAGCTTCTTATATTATTACGCCAAGCACTACCGTTTCTGGCACCATTACCATTCCTGGTGACAAGTCTATCTCTCATCGCAGTATTATGCTTGGTAGCTTAGCGACAGGCGTTACCCATGTCACTGGATTTTTGGAAGGAGAAGACGCCCTTGCGACGTTGCAAGCGTTTCGTGATATGGGCGTGACCATCGAGGGGCCTGATAATGGTAATTTGACCATTCATGGCGTTGGCATGAATGGCTTAAAACCCAGCAAAACACCGCTGTATATGGGCAATTCAGGCACCAGTATGCGCTTGCTAGCAGGTATTTTGGCGGCGCAACCGTTCGACAGCGTGATGCTGGGTGACACCAGTCTTAATAAACGCCCAATGGAGCGTGTGGCAGCGCCGTTACGTATGATGGGCGCTGTTATCCAAAGTACCGGTCATAGCGGCACCGCGCCACTCAGCATTACTGGCCGAGACACTGTTGGTAAGCCATTACAGGGTATAGATTATGAGCTACCAGTGGCTTCTGCACAGATTAAGTCTTGCTTATTGCTGGCAGGTCTGTGGAGTGAGGGCACAACGACTATTACTCAACCAGAAGTCAGTCGAGATCACACTGAGCGCATGCTATCCGCTTTTGGTTATCCAGTCACAGTCGATGGCAATCGCATCAGTGTGGAAGGAGGCGGTACTCTAGTAGGCGGTGATATCGCTGTGCCTGCTGATATCTCGTCAGCAGCTTTCTTTATGGTTGCGGCAGCGATCAGCCAAGGTAGTGAGTTGACCTTGACACAAGTGGGAATTAACCCTACGCGTACTGGCGTTATTGATATTTTAAAGCTGATGAACGCAGACATTAGCCTAAGTAATAATACGCATGTCGGCGGTGAGCCAGTTGCAGACATTACCATTCGTGCGTCAAACTTGGTTGGTATTGAGATACCAGAGCATTTAGTGCCACTGGCGATTGATGAATTCCCAGTATTGTTTATTGCTGCCAGTTGCGCGCAAGGCCGTACGGTATTGACAGGTGCAAAAGAGTTGCGTGTCAAGGAATCTGACCGTATCGCAGTAATGGCAGAAGGGTTACAAACGCTTGGTATTGAGTGCACGGTTACTGAAGATGGTCTTATCATCGAAGGTAAAGGAACTGGTGGCCAAGACGATCAGATCAATAATAGCCAGCCTGTTTTTGGTGGCGGTCAGATTACCTCGCATCATGATCATCGTATTGCCATGAGCTTTACGGTTGCGAGCTTACGGGCATCAGAGCAAATCATCATCGAAGGGGTTGAGACGGTCAATACCAGCTTCCCAGGATTCGCCGAACTTGCTAATCAAGTTGGTATGTCCATTCAAGTTGAAGATACCAGCATTTAA
- a CDS encoding Hpt domain-containing protein, producing MNNMPNSNTTVQTDEEIINHEQFEDMRDLLEEDFADLIQVYLADSRQRISTLRVAQQEQDNTNGFEIAHALKGASANLGATQVMTLSSQLQERCREQLISEQADLIENIAVALQRAEQEINQRLGQ from the coding sequence ATGAATAATATGCCCAATAGCAATACGACTGTGCAGACTGATGAAGAAATCATCAATCATGAGCAATTTGAAGACATGCGTGATTTATTGGAAGAGGATTTTGCCGATTTGATACAAGTCTATCTCGCTGATAGTCGGCAGCGTATATCAACGCTTCGAGTAGCACAGCAAGAACAAGACAATACTAACGGCTTTGAGATTGCTCATGCTCTAAAAGGTGCTAGTGCTAACTTGGGTGCAACGCAAGTAATGACTCTGAGTAGCCAGTTACAAGAGCGCTGCCGTGAGCAATTGATCAGTGAGCAAGCTGACCTCATTGAAAATATCGCTGTAGCTCTACAACGTGCTGAACAAGAAATCAATCAAAGACTGGGGCAATAA
- the hisC gene encoding histidinol-phosphate transaminase: MKSTQAPESNLSPLVPAYDSILELAPYQTGKPVEELTREYGIADVVKLASNENPMGCSPHVTLAVTEQLGQLARYPDGNGYYLKQALADFNEVDVKQITLGNGSNDLLDILARSFAGTDDAIVYSQYAFIIYPMLAKMQGATGIEVPAHRFGHDLIAMSQAVQDNPNTKMVFIANPNNPTGTQLEHKALHEFVASVPSSVLVVLDEAYIEYSPESNNRALLDEFDNVVIVRTFSKAYGLAGLRIGYALSSVAVAELLNRIRQPFNVSRIGLAAAAAALADQDFIEKTRQMNDEQMRWLEKQFDALGLGFIKSHANFIMVEVEVEMEDTTATVIYQALLEQGVIVRPLTAYGLPNWLRITVGVAEDNLRLIDTLQSILTED; this comes from the coding sequence ATGAAGTCTACTCAAGCGCCAGAGTCAAATTTATCACCACTAGTGCCTGCCTATGACAGTATTCTAGAGTTGGCACCTTATCAAACAGGCAAGCCAGTTGAAGAGTTGACGCGTGAGTATGGCATCGCAGATGTGGTAAAGCTTGCCAGTAATGAAAATCCAATGGGCTGCTCACCGCATGTGACGCTGGCCGTGACTGAGCAATTGGGGCAACTGGCACGCTATCCTGATGGTAATGGTTATTATCTCAAGCAGGCATTGGCGGATTTTAATGAGGTCGACGTTAAGCAGATTACTTTAGGTAATGGCTCAAATGATCTACTTGATATTTTGGCGCGCAGTTTTGCTGGCACTGATGATGCGATTGTATATAGCCAATATGCGTTCATTATTTATCCGATGCTGGCAAAAATGCAAGGCGCAACGGGTATAGAAGTACCTGCCCACCGTTTTGGGCATGACCTAATAGCCATGAGTCAGGCAGTTCAAGACAATCCCAATACTAAGATGGTGTTTATCGCCAATCCCAATAATCCGACGGGTACGCAGCTCGAGCATAAAGCGCTACATGAGTTTGTGGCTAGTGTGCCAAGTTCCGTATTGGTGGTATTAGACGAAGCCTATATTGAATACAGTCCCGAGAGCAACAATCGCGCGCTGCTGGACGAGTTTGATAACGTGGTCATCGTACGCACTTTTTCTAAAGCTTATGGGCTAGCGGGCTTGCGTATTGGCTATGCATTGAGCTCAGTGGCAGTGGCGGAATTGTTAAATCGTATCCGTCAGCCATTTAACGTCAGCCGTATTGGTTTAGCTGCTGCTGCTGCTGCCCTTGCTGATCAAGATTTTATTGAAAAAACCCGTCAGATGAATGATGAGCAAATGCGTTGGCTTGAAAAGCAGTTTGATGCGTTAGGCTTGGGATTTATCAAGTCGCATGCCAATTTTATTATGGTCGAGGTAGAAGTTGAGATGGAGGACACCACGGCTACTGTGATTTATCAAGCATTATTAGAGCAAGGCGTGATCGTTCGTCCATTGACAGCGTATGGTCTGCCTAATTGGCTACGAATCACTGTCGGCGTAGCAGAGGACAATCTACGCTTGATTGATACCTTACAATCTATCTTGACCGAAGACTGA
- a CDS encoding 2-amino-4-hydroxy-6-hydroxymethyldihydropteridine diphosphokinase produces MLKPHPMMHKALTGLKNFASLERREPEALQAQSVTAVLLALGSNYQAETYLPIAREQLGALGQIQLSTAFQNPDFTATVEHPKPDYTNQCVYLSLKTPMTVQQLQQTYKQFEWECHRQRLIEQQMSIKQVTMDIDILLVRLLIEKNSLSRENESEWTIMADRYPFKAHEVAGINELIAKDSFEK; encoded by the coding sequence ATGCTAAAGCCTCATCCAATGATGCATAAAGCGCTGACAGGTTTGAAGAATTTTGCAAGTTTGGAGAGGCGTGAGCCTGAAGCATTGCAAGCGCAATCAGTGACGGCGGTACTGTTGGCATTGGGCAGTAATTATCAAGCAGAAACGTATTTGCCAATTGCTCGAGAGCAATTGGGAGCGTTAGGTCAGATACAGTTATCAACCGCCTTCCAAAATCCTGATTTTACCGCCACGGTTGAGCATCCAAAGCCTGATTACACCAATCAGTGTGTCTATCTGTCGCTAAAGACGCCCATGACAGTGCAGCAGCTCCAGCAAACCTACAAACAGTTTGAATGGGAGTGTCATCGACAACGATTGATAGAGCAGCAGATGTCTATCAAACAAGTCACAATGGATATCGATATATTACTTGTACGCTTGCTTATAGAAAAAAATAGCCTAAGCAGAGAAAATGAATCTGAATGGACAATCATGGCAGATCGTTATCCGTTTAAAGCACATGAAGTGGCAGGAATTAACGAACTGATAGCAAAAGATTCATTTGAAAAATGA
- a CDS encoding RNA methyltransferase translates to MSHTSLSSTSAPVHTVSDYLDCMQVVMVNTTLPANIGSAARAMHTMGLSRLTVVDPKLPIDESSVSHAAGGSDLLSSAIIAPTLESAIANCQLVFAASSRSRHLPRPVVTPTQAAQIMLAFIDSQSTLSTKENPDVNQAIESKQKPNIAILFGREDRGLTNEELAYADYHIQIDANPDYPVLNVASAVQVIASFIFAYTQNHFQANAKTGDISLDDNKILTAQPTVDVHLRQQWDEPAITQQQLQQLTQRTTDLMVQRGLADSEHLKSLPSRLSRLGSRLQLDQKEYQLLSALIAKLSKV, encoded by the coding sequence ATGAGCCATACTTCTCTGTCATCAACCTCAGCACCTGTTCATACCGTGAGTGATTATCTTGATTGCATGCAAGTGGTTATGGTAAATACAACTTTGCCTGCCAATATTGGTTCGGCGGCACGAGCAATGCATACGATGGGTTTATCGCGCTTGACTGTCGTCGACCCTAAGCTTCCAATTGATGAGTCTAGTGTATCCCATGCAGCTGGTGGTAGTGACTTGCTATCATCTGCCATTATTGCCCCAACGCTGGAGTCGGCGATCGCCAACTGTCAGCTCGTGTTTGCTGCCAGTAGTCGTAGCCGTCATTTGCCACGGCCTGTCGTCACGCCAACACAGGCAGCTCAGATCATGCTGGCCTTTATTGATAGTCAATCTACATTAAGTACTAAAGAGAATCCCGATGTAAATCAGGCAATCGAGAGCAAACAAAAACCAAACATTGCGATTTTGTTTGGCCGTGAAGACCGAGGACTGACCAATGAAGAGTTGGCCTATGCAGATTATCACATCCAAATAGACGCCAATCCTGACTACCCTGTATTAAATGTAGCGTCAGCCGTACAAGTCATCGCCAGCTTCATTTTTGCCTATACACAAAACCACTTTCAGGCCAATGCTAAGACCGGTGATATCAGCTTAGACGATAATAAAATTTTGACAGCTCAGCCAACTGTCGATGTCCATCTTCGTCAACAATGGGATGAGCCAGCTATCACTCAGCAGCAGCTACAACAGCTTACCCAGCGTACGACTGATTTGATGGTTCAGCGTGGCCTAGCAGATAGCGAACATTTAAAGTCCTTACCATCGAGGCTATCGAGACTTGGTTCTCGTCTGCAACTTGACCAAAAAGAATACCAGTTGCTAAGCGCGCTCATTGCCAAACTCTCGAAGGTTTAG
- the cysE gene encoding serine O-acetyltransferase, with translation MSFPSKWFKSLATIKKDLKEDIDAVFTRDPAARNSLEIILTYPGFHALILHRGAHCLWNKEQKLAARVISYGSRIITGIEIHPAAKIGKRFFIDHGVGVVIGETAEIGNDVTLYHGVTLGGVSWNNGKRHPTLEDGVTVGAGAKVLGPFTVGKNAKIGSNAVVVKPVPAGATMVGSAARMISDHHDEKGNPITTKVQDAKQQEKVAQAAGSPEKHHSKQTASNTKRTTTFQAYGVDPSSQDPVTEAFAKMLEHIQQSENRLDQLQAAMCQIDPDFCKKEYDKLCLEDFDVIGSDDVDKTDAESK, from the coding sequence ATGTCATTCCCATCCAAATGGTTCAAGTCGCTTGCCACCATCAAAAAAGACTTAAAAGAAGATATCGATGCCGTGTTCACCCGCGATCCTGCAGCACGTAATAGTCTGGAAATCATACTGACTTACCCTGGCTTTCACGCACTTATCTTACACCGCGGCGCGCATTGCCTTTGGAATAAAGAACAGAAACTGGCAGCACGTGTAATTTCTTATGGCTCACGAATTATTACTGGTATCGAAATTCACCCTGCTGCCAAAATCGGTAAGCGTTTCTTTATCGACCATGGGGTCGGCGTTGTTATTGGTGAAACTGCGGAGATTGGTAACGACGTTACCCTCTATCACGGTGTAACGCTTGGAGGCGTGTCTTGGAATAACGGCAAGCGTCATCCAACATTAGAGGATGGTGTCACCGTTGGTGCGGGGGCAAAAGTTTTGGGGCCATTCACAGTGGGTAAAAATGCCAAAATTGGTTCAAATGCAGTGGTAGTAAAGCCTGTACCAGCTGGCGCGACGATGGTTGGCAGTGCGGCCCGTATGATTTCAGATCATCATGATGAAAAAGGTAATCCCATTACGACCAAAGTCCAAGATGCCAAACAGCAAGAAAAAGTGGCGCAAGCGGCAGGCAGTCCTGAAAAACACCATAGTAAGCAAACCGCCTCCAATACCAAGCGTACCACAACCTTTCAAGCGTACGGTGTCGACCCCTCTTCACAAGATCCGGTCACAGAAGCGTTTGCTAAAATGCTCGAACACATTCAGCAATCAGAAAACCGTCTGGACCAATTACAGGCCGCAATGTGCCAAATCGATCCTGATTTTTGTAAAAAAGAATACGATAAACTGTGTTTAGAAGATTTTGATGTGATTGGTAGTGACGATGTAGATAAGACTGACGCTGAATCAAAGTAA